In the Parashewanella tropica genome, GAAATGTATAGCATGCCTGAATCAATATTATTTTTAACCTTAAGATAATCAATCAGTTGGCTGAGGAAATGATCTGTATACAGAATGGTATTGTCATAAGCATTGGTGATTTCTTCTGGGCTACACTCCGATAAATCAGAGCTTTCGCAAACAGGAGTAAAACGCTTAAATTTTTCAGGGTATCGTTTCCAATAGGTTGGTCCATGACTTCCCAATTGATGTAAAACAATCAATGTCTTATCACTTGGATTTTGTTGTAAATAAAGCGACATTTCTGGCAGTAAAACTTCATCATGACAACGGCCATCTTCACACCACTTAGGATCAGAAAACTCACTGCTCATTTTCGTTGTTACTCTCGAGCACACTCCTTTACAGCCTGAATTGTTATCTAGCCAAATGACGTTAAACCCTGCATGCTTGAATACATCAAGTATATTCTCGTTTGAGCGAGCTTCTTTCAAACTATAATCATCACGGTTTAATACAGAAAACATACAAGGTACAGAAATCGCTGTCGATGTCCCGCAAGAGCTGACATTATCAAAATAAACGATATCTTGTTTTGTTAGTTCCGGATTAGTGCTCCTTGTATAGCCATCCAGCGAGAAGTTATGTGCTCTCGCCGTTTCCCCCAAGACTAATACCATAACTACCGGTTTATCAATATTGTCCCATTGTGACGTAAGCTTGGCATCAGTGCCGAGAGGTTTAACCTCTATTTGATGAGCATTCCCCTCACCGACTAAGTACTTAATTCCATAATAAATGACATTGGTAGGAATTATCCGATAACGCACATCGCGATGATTACGAGTAAAAGAAGAAAAATCCTTATATTGAGGCAAAAGAATGCCAACTAATAAAACCAATGAGGAAAGACTAATAATAAAAGTACTCAGCAGTTTTGAGCTCAATGGGCGAGGCTTGATTGTTACCTTTAAAATAATCAACGACGGTAATACACCAAGCAACAATAAGTGTAGAAAGAAGCCTGAATTTACGGTTTCTCTAGCTTCATGGAAATCCGTTTCTGCCACATTTTGGATCATGCTTTTATCTATCACAATGCCGTAATAGGTCATGTAATAGCTGGCTCCTGCGGATAAAAACAACAGCAGTATCATCACGCTTTTCTGTAAACCACGAAAGAAGCAAAGTGTCAGTACGAAGTTGAGCAAAATAACTAAAACAGCAAAAAAAGAAGCAATAAAACCTATGTGTCCGATTTCAGTGCCCATGATAGTTTTATCAAGATAAGCCCATAAACTGGGATTATAAAAACCAATTAAGATCACTGAAAACATCAAGCAAAGTGTAAAACCGCTGATTTGAAACTTAGATTTTGCGAATAAAAAAGAAAAGAATGAGCCAATAGAGCTATTTTGATTTACTGCCATGTAATACGTACTCCTCTACTACATAATCAAGATTAGTAGAGAGTCATAAATTTACCATCAGTTCCTGAATCAAAATAAAAAAGGTGGCCTTTTACCACCCATTATTAACCCATTAACGTATTTATTACCCTAACACAAAATGTTTTACGTAACCGATACACAGCACCTCGCTAGCTAATAAACAGCTATTGTCTAGGAATATTGGCTCTTGCCTGATCATTGTGGAATTTATAAAAATCAGTGGGGTCGTTTTGTTTATGGCAATATTGATAACATCCAAATGTGACCAAATTTAAACAAAACTCAGTAATCGTTGTATCGCCTAATCCTTCATAACAGGCTCGTCCTATCAGGTCACAGGGATAACAACATATTGACATCGCAGAGGTACCAAAACCAAATATTGATTCATCCTACCTCTGCAAAACTTAATCCTTACTGAATTAACTACCCCAACATAAAATAACTTACACAAGCAATTAAGATAGCCATCATAAAGCTCAACACAGCACCTTCTCTAACCATCTGCTTAATATCAATTTCCCCCGTTCCATAAACAATAGCGTTTGGCGCCGTTGCAACAGGCAACATATAAGCACAACTGGCCACCATGGCGGCAGGGATCATTAATACTTCAGGTTTAACACCAACACCTACCGCAGCAACGGCAAGAATAGGCATCAGTAAAGTAGCTGTGGCGGTATTACTGGTAATTTCTGTTAAATAAACCACAACTAAACAAATTAAGATCACTAGTGCTAGCACTGAGATATGAGACATAGATGATAGCCAATCACCGAGCATCTGACTCAAACCAGATTCAGACATCCCTTTGGCTAACGCAATACCACCAGCAAATAGCAGTAACATCCCCCATGGAATAGTCTTAGCGGTATCCCAATCAAGTACCTTTTCTCCCTTTCCATTGCCGCTTGGCATCATAAACATCGCAACAACAGCAGCTAATGCGACAGTGCTATCGCCCGCTAACGGAATATCTAAGTAATTCGCCCACCCACCAAATGGTGCATGACGAGTGATCCAAGCCAAGACGGTGATCCCGAAAATAATTAAGGTGCGCTTTTCTTCACTACGCCAAATACCTTGATCTGGCAGCTCGATGCTTTGCTCTAGTTTGATACCCCGAGTTAACCACAATGCCATTAATGGAATCGCTAAAATAACTATGGGAAGACCTACTTTCATCCACTCGACAAACTCAAAATTTTTGCCCGTAAACTCTTCATAAATCCCCATAAAGATAACATTAGGTGGAGTGCCTATTGGTGTTGCAATTCCGCCAGTACTCGCAGCGTAAGCAATACCTAAAATTAAGGCAACTGTCAGCTTAGGGTTATTCACTCTAGCTAAAATGGCTAATGCTATTGGAAGCATGATTAGGGTTGAAGCCGTATTCGATATCCACATACTTAAAAACGCTGTGGCGAGCATGAAGCCAAAAACTAACCTTAGCGCTGAACTCACACCGATAAAATTAACCATATAAACGGCAATCCTACGATGCACGCCACTTTTCTCAAGTGCTTTTGAAAGCATAAAGGCTGCCATCAGTAGCAAAATCACATGGCTACCCAATGCAGAAGCCACTCCTTTATGGCTGACAATGTCGAATAAGGGGAGTAACGCAAAAGGCACCAATGAGGTAGCGGGAATGGGTAAAGCTTCAGTAACCCACCAAATTACAGTTAGTAAAGTGATACCCGCTGCTGCAGCGGGTAAATAATCCATCCCTGAGAGCGTTAAAAACCAATAAAAAGCCCAAGCTAATATTGGGCCAATGAGGATAAAGTGAGATCGTTTAATGTTCATATTATTATTTTTATTTCCATTGTTTATTATTTTGAATTTTTATTAGCGTCCATCTACCATACGACCAATACTGCCCAATACCGAGCCTTCTCCTTTATCACTACCACCTGATGAAGGAGCGTTTGCAATAATGCGATCTGCCATGCGAGAAAATGGCAAGCTTTGCAGCCAAACACTACCATGACCTGATAACGTGGCTAAAAAGATACCTTCTCCACCAAAGAGCATTGATTTCATTGAACCAGCACGCTCAATATCGTAATCAATGCCTTGTGAAAATGCGGCAATACAACCAGTATCGACTCTTAGCGTTTCACCATTGAGTTCTTTTCGAATCAAGGTACCACCAGCATGAACAAAGACCTTTCCATCACCTTGCAAGCTTTGCAAAATAAAGCCTTCACCACCAAAGAAACCAGCACCTAATTTTCGGTTAAATCGTTGACTGACTTTAGTGCCCAGAGCAGCTGCTAGAAAGCTGTCTTTTTGGCAGATCAACTCACCACCAATCTCTTGTAAATCAATCGCTAAAATACTCCCCGGATAAGGCGCTGCAAATGCCACTCGACGTTTTTGATGCCCTTGGTTGGTGAAGTGAGTCATAAATAATCCCTCACCTGTAAGTACGCGCTTACCGGCACTGAAAAGCTTCCCAAAAAAGCCCTCATCAGGGTTTGAACCATCACCCATTTTGGCTTCAAACTGAATATCTTGCTCCATATAGGTCATGGCTCCAGCTTCAGCAATAACGGTTTCTTGCGGATCAAGCTCCACTTCAACCAGTTGCATATCATGACCTATGATTTCGTAATCTATCTCGTGACTGTTTTGCATTGTGATGTCCTAGTTGATTACTCGTGACGCTTGAAGATGCAGTTTTACAGGTATCACGAGTATATTTTGTTTATTATCCATTCGATTCTAAAGAAAACTCTTCAAGAATCAACTCGGTAAATAATTGCCCTGCTTTACCTAAAGGCCTTTGATGAGTAGAAACTAGCTGAGGAGTAAATGAGTACTGACTTCCACCCACAAAGTTCACTTCTTTAAGATTACCCTTTTCTAAATCTTCCTTAGCTAAAAAATCGGGTAACCAGCCAAACCCTAAACCTTTTAAAATGGCATCTCGTTTCATGATAAACCCAGAAAGGTAAAAGACCTTGTCGCCACCAAATTGCATTTCATCTCTTAAGTGAGTATTGGTAGAAGAATCTTCGATGGTAAGTTCCACATACTCTTGTAATTCACTCAATTCGACATTCTTTTTATTGGCAAGAGGGTGTTCTGGTGAAGTTACTAATATATTGGTGATCACTGGTAAAGGTGTTGGACTAAGATCAGGTCCATTTTGATAGTCTTTAACTAACATCAAATCAGCTTTGTCTCTCTCGAATCGGCTCTGCACACCTCCAAGAAATTCAATATTTAGCTGCACCTTGGTAGGAATATTGTGTTCGGTCATCCTTTTTAGAGCATTCATAATCGGCTTCATAGGGAGAGCCCCGTCAATCACTAATTCTAAATTTGGCTCCCAGTCATCGCTAAATCTATGAGCAAGACGCTCAATATTTGATAACTGTTGCAATAACCTCTGCCCTTCTTTTAATATCACCTTACCCTCAGGCGTTAGCTGAGCTCGGTATTGATCCCGATTAAACAACTGGACGTTTAGATGCGTTTCCAGCTTTTTTATTTGATAGCTCACGGCAGACTGAGCTTTATGTATGCGATCTGCAGCCTTAGCGAAACTGCCTTCTTCTACTAATACCTGCATTACACGGAATGCATCAACGTCAATTTTCATATAACCATCTAACATTTAGATTATCTATAACGAAATATTATTCTTTTTTTTGTTTAAGTATGCAATTAAATTGCTTACAAATAATTAAATAAGCTAATAAGGTGGAAACATGCCATTTTATGTAAAGCAAGGTGAGATACCCTCAAAGCGACACATTACCTTCGAGAAAGAGAACGGTGAGCTCTATCGTGAAGAACTGTTTTCCACTCATGGTTTTTCCAACATCTATTCCAACAAATATCATCACAACATGCCAACCAAGGCATTAGCTGTAGCGCCATATCATGTTGATCATGGTTTGGGTTGGGAAGATGCACTCATCCAGAACTATAAACTTGACTCTACAGTGGCCGATAAAGACGGTAACTTTTTCAGTGCACGTAATAAAATTTTCTACAACGCTGATGTAGCTATGTACACCGCAAAGGTTAGCGCCGACACTAATGAGTTCTACCGAAACTCTTATGCGGATGAAGTGGTATTTGTTCATGAAGGTACAGGTACCCTTTACAGTGAATACGGCACCCTAGAGATCAAAAAGTGGGATTACTTGGTAATACCTCGCGGCACCACATACCAACTCAAATTTGATAGTTACGAGAATGTAAGGCTCTTTGTCGTTGAGTCATACTCTATGGTTGAAATTCCTAAGCATTTCCGTAATGACTATGGTCAACTGCTTGAATCAGCTCCTTACTGTGAACGCGATATTCGTACTCCAGAACTGCAAGATGCGATTGTCGAACAAGGCGATTTCCCGTTAGTTTGTAAGTTTGGCGATAAATACCAAGTCACCAACCTTGAATGGCACCCTTACGATCTCGTGGGCTGGGATGGTTTTGTTTACCCTTGGGCCTTCAACATTACTGAATACGCGCCTAAAGTTGGCAAGATCCACTTACCACCTTCAGATCATCTCGTCTTTACCGCTCACAACTTCGTGATCTGTAACTTTGTACCTCGTTTATACGACTTTCACGAGAAAGCAATTCCAGCACCTTATTACCACAGTAACATCGACAGTGACGAAGTCCTTTACTACGTCGATGGTGACTTTATGAGCCGTACAGGTATTGGCGCAGGCTACCTAACACTCCACCAGAAAGGTCTACCACATGGACCACAACCGGGTAAAACC is a window encoding:
- a CDS encoding phosphoethanolamine transferase, whose protein sequence is MAVNQNSSIGSFFSFLFAKSKFQISGFTLCLMFSVILIGFYNPSLWAYLDKTIMGTEIGHIGFIASFFAVLVILLNFVLTLCFFRGLQKSVMILLLFLSAGASYYMTYYGIVIDKSMIQNVAETDFHEARETVNSGFFLHLLLLGVLPSLIILKVTIKPRPLSSKLLSTFIISLSSLVLLVGILLPQYKDFSSFTRNHRDVRYRIIPTNVIYYGIKYLVGEGNAHQIEVKPLGTDAKLTSQWDNIDKPVVMVLVLGETARAHNFSLDGYTRSTNPELTKQDIVYFDNVSSCGTSTAISVPCMFSVLNRDDYSLKEARSNENILDVFKHAGFNVIWLDNNSGCKGVCSRVTTKMSSEFSDPKWCEDGRCHDEVLLPEMSLYLQQNPSDKTLIVLHQLGSHGPTYWKRYPEKFKRFTPVCESSDLSECSPEEITNAYDNTILYTDHFLSQLIDYLKVKNNIDSGMLYISDHGESLGENGIYLHGLPYFMAPDYQTHIPMLTWFSEGFKHDFGININCLKQSSERSLSQDNLFHSLLGLLQVKTLVYQPKLDLFKDCQK
- a CDS encoding SLC13 family permease, which produces MNIKRSHFILIGPILAWAFYWFLTLSGMDYLPAAAAGITLLTVIWWVTEALPIPATSLVPFALLPLFDIVSHKGVASALGSHVILLLMAAFMLSKALEKSGVHRRIAVYMVNFIGVSSALRLVFGFMLATAFLSMWISNTASTLIMLPIALAILARVNNPKLTVALILGIAYAASTGGIATPIGTPPNVIFMGIYEEFTGKNFEFVEWMKVGLPIVILAIPLMALWLTRGIKLEQSIELPDQGIWRSEEKRTLIIFGITVLAWITRHAPFGGWANYLDIPLAGDSTVALAAVVAMFMMPSGNGKGEKVLDWDTAKTIPWGMLLLFAGGIALAKGMSESGLSQMLGDWLSSMSHISVLALVILICLVVVYLTEITSNTATATLLMPILAVAAVGVGVKPEVLMIPAAMVASCAYMLPVATAPNAIVYGTGEIDIKQMVREGAVLSFMMAILIACVSYFMLG
- a CDS encoding TIGR00266 family protein: MQNSHEIDYEIIGHDMQLVEVELDPQETVIAEAGAMTYMEQDIQFEAKMGDGSNPDEGFFGKLFSAGKRVLTGEGLFMTHFTNQGHQKRRVAFAAPYPGSILAIDLQEIGGELICQKDSFLAAALGTKVSQRFNRKLGAGFFGGEGFILQSLQGDGKVFVHAGGTLIRKELNGETLRVDTGCIAAFSQGIDYDIERAGSMKSMLFGGEGIFLATLSGHGSVWLQSLPFSRMADRIIANAPSSGGSDKGEGSVLGSIGRMVDGR
- a CDS encoding LysR family transcriptional regulator, which gives rise to MKIDVDAFRVMQVLVEEGSFAKAADRIHKAQSAVSYQIKKLETHLNVQLFNRDQYRAQLTPEGKVILKEGQRLLQQLSNIERLAHRFSDDWEPNLELVIDGALPMKPIMNALKRMTEHNIPTKVQLNIEFLGGVQSRFERDKADLMLVKDYQNGPDLSPTPLPVITNILVTSPEHPLANKKNVELSELQEYVELTIEDSSTNTHLRDEMQFGGDKVFYLSGFIMKRDAILKGLGFGWLPDFLAKEDLEKGNLKEVNFVGGSQYSFTPQLVSTHQRPLGKAGQLFTELILEEFSLESNG
- a CDS encoding homogentisate 1,2-dioxygenase, which encodes MPFYVKQGEIPSKRHITFEKENGELYREELFSTHGFSNIYSNKYHHNMPTKALAVAPYHVDHGLGWEDALIQNYKLDSTVADKDGNFFSARNKIFYNADVAMYTAKVSADTNEFYRNSYADEVVFVHEGTGTLYSEYGTLEIKKWDYLVIPRGTTYQLKFDSYENVRLFVVESYSMVEIPKHFRNDYGQLLESAPYCERDIRTPELQDAIVEQGDFPLVCKFGDKYQVTNLEWHPYDLVGWDGFVYPWAFNITEYAPKVGKIHLPPSDHLVFTAHNFVICNFVPRLYDFHEKAIPAPYYHSNIDSDEVLYYVDGDFMSRTGIGAGYLTLHQKGLPHGPQPGKTEASVGKKETYEYAVMVDTFAPLKLTDNVQQCMSQEYNRSWIEE